In Pseudostreptobacillus hongkongensis, a single window of DNA contains:
- a CDS encoding NAD(P)/FAD-dependent oxidoreductase, which produces MLIGIVGAGASGVLCAIFAASRGHDVVIFERKDRILKKVLVTGNGTCNYTNINANYLNYFSIEDKIDEYIFKNYGPNDVIEFFKTIGIEPSVEERGKVYPISFQASSLVDALRFKLESFKNIDIKLDFDVKKIRKKNSKFNITSQNDETISVDKLVLASGGNSYQELGSNGSGYELASKMGHSISKIYPILVQLKSDKKYIKGLEGVKMKVVLSVYNKKEFLRSDSNELLFTPYGISGPTVFNLSYLTALYNIEDLNFYVDFMPKYDEKTLKEMLIYRKNNMKYMSAEYFLNGLVNKKLGQFLLKYVGLEKLNMSIDKIDDKIIDKLVTILKNYHIKVFDTTGYSNAQVTAGGILVKEINNKTFESKMVKDMYIIGEVLDVFGDCGGYNLTWCFITGMHVGKNI; this is translated from the coding sequence GTGCTAATTGGTATAGTAGGTGCGGGTGCATCTGGGGTATTGTGTGCAATTTTTGCTGCTAGTCGTGGGCATGATGTAGTTATTTTTGAAAGAAAAGATAGAATATTAAAGAAAGTTTTAGTTACAGGAAATGGAACTTGTAATTACACAAATATTAATGCAAATTATTTAAATTATTTTTCAATAGAAGATAAAATTGATGAATATATATTTAAAAATTATGGTCCAAATGATGTAATAGAGTTTTTTAAGACTATAGGTATTGAGCCAAGTGTTGAAGAAAGAGGGAAAGTATATCCTATATCTTTTCAAGCATCTAGTTTAGTTGATGCTTTAAGATTTAAATTAGAAAGTTTTAAAAATATAGATATTAAACTAGATTTTGATGTAAAAAAAATTAGAAAGAAAAATAGTAAATTTAATATAACTAGTCAAAATGATGAAACTATTTCAGTTGATAAGTTAGTTCTTGCAAGTGGAGGTAATTCTTATCAAGAGTTAGGATCTAATGGTTCAGGATATGAACTGGCATCTAAAATGGGACATAGTATTAGTAAAATATACCCAATACTTGTGCAACTTAAATCAGATAAGAAGTATATAAAAGGGCTTGAAGGTGTTAAGATGAAAGTTGTTTTATCTGTTTATAACAAAAAGGAATTTTTAAGATCTGATAGTAATGAATTATTATTTACACCATATGGAATTTCAGGACCAACAGTTTTCAATTTATCATATTTAACAGCATTATATAATATTGAAGATCTTAATTTTTATGTTGATTTCATGCCTAAATATGATGAAAAAACTTTAAAAGAGATGTTAATATATAGAAAAAATAATATGAAGTATATGAGTGCAGAATATTTCTTAAACGGTTTGGTTAATAAAAAATTAGGTCAATTTTTACTTAAATATGTAGGACTTGAAAAATTAAATATGAGTATAGATAAGATTGATGATAAAATTATAGATAAATTAGTTACTATTCTTAAAAATTATCATATTAAAGTATTTGATACTACAGGATATTCAAATGCTCAAGTAACAGCAGGGGGAATATTGGTTAAAGAAATTAATAATAAGACCTTTGAGTCTAAAATGGTTAAAGATATGTATATTATAGGTGAAGTGTTAGATGTATTTGGTGATTGTGGAGGATATAATTTAACTTGGTGCTTCATAACAGGTATGCATGTTGGAAAAAATATATAA